The segment TCTAAAGCGATGGGAATAGTTCCAAAGTTTAAAAGAATCCACTTCGAACCGTTCGATCCAACAAAGAAGAGAACAGAGGCTCTGATTTCGACGCCTGATGGAGAGATGTTAGTTATCAAAGGCGCTCCTCAAGTGATCAGGGAATTAGCTAACGTGGATAAGGATTGGTTCGATCAGCAAGTTAAATCCCTGTCTGCTAAGGGTTTCAGGGTTATTGCAGTAGCTATGGGGAAGGATAAGTTAAATGTAGTAGGTATCTTACCTTTGTATGACAGACCAAGGCAGGATAGTTCCACATTCATTCATGAGATAAAGGAACTAGGAGTCAAACCTAAGATGGTTACTGGAGATAACACTTCCATTGCCGTGGAAATTGCAAAAGAGGTCGGCATAGGTGATAAGGTGTGCAACATGAGGGAGATAATGATGAATGACCAGGAAAGGGAGAAGTCCATTGAAGAATGCCAAGTGTTCGCCGAAGTCTTTCCAGAGGATAAATACACCATCGTAAGGTCATTGCAATCAAATGGACACATAGTGGGTATGACAGGTGATGGAGTAAACGACGCGCCAGCTCTAAAGCAAGCCGAAGTTGGCATAGCTGTATCTAACTCGACTGACGTGGCTAAGGCCTCGGCTAGCATGGTACTAACTCACGAAGGATTGACGGATATAGTGGAGGCAATAAAGACAGGAAGGAAGATCTATCAAAGGATGCTTACCTATACAATGAACAAAATAACTAAAACTTTACAAATAGTAATATTCTTAACTATTTCTTTCTTTCTAACGAGGTTCTTCGTAACTACGCCGTTTGACGTGATCCTTCTTTTGTTCTTTAACGATTTCGTCACTATGTCTATAGCCACAGACAACGTGAGATATTCTATGAGTCCGGAAAGATGGGATGTTGGGAGAATTGTCAAATCATCACTAGTGATAGCGTCATTGGTTATCGTGGAATCGTTTTTCATACTTTGGTTATCACTGGTCATGGGTTTCAGCCACAACGAGATCCATACCGTAACATTCGATATGTTGGTGTTTTCCGGTCAGTTCACAATATATCTGATAAGAGAAAGAGGAAGGTTGTGGAGCTCATTACCTAGTAAACCGCTAATCGTCTCCTCAATTGCTGACATCATAGTTGTGACGTTGATTTCCTTCCTTGGGATCCTAGTTACGCCTATACCTTTGTGGTTTGCCTTAATTGTCTTAACGATAACTCTCCTTTTCACTTTACTCTTTGACGAAATAAAAGTGAAGTTCTTGAGGCTATCCTAGCATCTCATCAGTCCAACTTCATAAGTTTATTATTGCTACCGTAGTTCTTTATTTTGTGATATTAATGATGCGTCGAGTGGGTAATAGAAAGGCCTTAATGATATTAAGTATAGCAATACTTGTCGCCTCAGTAATTATGGGATTTGTCAGCATTCCAATGGCACAAACCACCCCCCAGCTCGTTGCTTATAAGATCACAGGCTCTGCGAATCTTAACGCCCCAGGAAACGAAAGCTTTTGGTCTAAAATTCCTTGGGATAACATATCTTTAACTGCTAATATACCACAGGCCCCAACCTCAGGTTTAACTCACTACGTTTTAGTAAAGACCGCTTGGAACGGGACCGATCTCATGATATTAATGAGATGGCAAGCCTCTGATCCGGCGTTTGGAGCATGGTCTGCAGCCGCAGCGTCCTTATATCCATCTGCTAGTGGTCCGGGCCTTTTCAGGGAGATCTTGTTAACTCCAGGAACTACGTATTCTCTTAACACGAGTTATGGCAACTACTTTGCAATAGTGAACGGCAAACAAGTTACCGGGAGGTTGGTATTAAACTACTCTGGCATACTTCTTCCTACACCCAATATGACTCAGATCCAAGTTCTACCTAACGGAAGTATCATTCTATACCATTCTCTCAGGGGGATGGAGGATCTCCTCTACAACAATGGAATGTTTTACGGCTATTACGTTAACAATAGCTGGTATTACCCAGATAGAGCTGCGATAATGTGGTATATGGGGACGGTAATACCTCCAACCACTGACTGTATGAACATAGGAGGCAAGTTTCCGGGTCAAGTGTTTGACGGTTTTACATTAAAGGACGCAGGAGGCTCATTGCAACAGCAGGGAGGTGCTGCGAATATATGGATGTGGGTGTCTGGAGCAACTTGGAACAACAAAACCTATGACCCTGCATTCAGCGCAAATCTTTGGAATAACGAATCCCTAACAGGTCTTTCATATACCGATCCTGGAAACCAAGGCTTTGCAGTTCCGCTTTACACTAACAACACTGACATGTATGAGGTCGACACAGCGGGTATATGGTATTCCCCGGTCACCTCATCTGGTCTTAACGGATCGTTGTTCTTCGTGAAGACTGGAGCTACTTACTCTGACGGTTTCTGGACAGTTGAATACGTGAGACCTTTACAAGTACCTCAGTCCTACTCTAGATGGATGCCTAACTTTTCTGTAGGTAATACATACTATGTAGCTTTCGCAGTGTGGCAGGGTAAATTAGGTGAGACACTATTTGATAAGTCCATAACCTCAGGGTTCCTTCAGTTCACGCTGTCTAATTCCGCCCCTACTACCACTACCACCACCACAACTACTACCACTACCACCACCACAACTACCAACACTACATCAACTTCATCCTCTAGCGTTGGTAACGTTACTCTAGACGTAACAATAGTAGGTGCGATAGTTGCGATAATAGTTCTAATAGCACTTTATGTGGTGTTCAGGAGATGAGTTCTTTAAGGGATGACGTAACAAAGCTAACTTTAGTTTTTTTGAGTCTTGCCTCTATTTTTCAATTCATACTTCAATTTGTGTCCTCAATTTCTTACCTTCCAATAGACATTCCGTTTCAGAACGTTTTAACGAAAGTGGGCGAGATAGGTCTATATCTAGGATACCTAGCTATAGTGTTGTTTTCGATACTGTCATGGACAAAGATAAGGGCACTGCTTCCCATAGGTATCCTGCTATTAGTATCACCCCTCTTCACTCTGATCGCCAATTATTATCTCTCCCCACTTTGGATAGCATATGAGGTAATAATTTCCATTGTTGGAATTTTAGGGATTATAGAGAGCTTTCTTCGCGCTTCAGCCCTTTCTCTACTTAA is part of the Metallosphaera cuprina Ar-4 genome and harbors:
- the cbsA gene encoding cytochrome b558/566 subunit A, translating into MMRRVGNRKALMILSIAILVASVIMGFVSIPMAQTTPQLVAYKITGSANLNAPGNESFWSKIPWDNISLTANIPQAPTSGLTHYVLVKTAWNGTDLMILMRWQASDPAFGAWSAAAASLYPSASGPGLFREILLTPGTTYSLNTSYGNYFAIVNGKQVTGRLVLNYSGILLPTPNMTQIQVLPNGSIILYHSLRGMEDLLYNNGMFYGYYVNNSWYYPDRAAIMWYMGTVIPPTTDCMNIGGKFPGQVFDGFTLKDAGGSLQQQGGAANIWMWVSGATWNNKTYDPAFSANLWNNESLTGLSYTDPGNQGFAVPLYTNNTDMYEVDTAGIWYSPVTSSGLNGSLFFVKTGATYSDGFWTVEYVRPLQVPQSYSRWMPNFSVGNTYYVAFAVWQGKLGETLFDKSITSGFLQFTLSNSAPTTTTTTTTTTTTTTTTTNTTSTSSSSVGNVTLDVTIVGAIVAIIVLIALYVVFRR
- a CDS encoding plasma-membrane proton-efflux P-type ATPase, with protein sequence MGNDNDEVIKLLNNLNSSLDGLSTVEAESRLKEYGFNEVKEKRRSPIESFILKFWAPVPWMLEVTALLTFILKRYLDMDIILFLLVFNSIISFIQEHRAENAVELLKSRLNIMAKVKRDGKWNLTPARYLVPGDLVTVKIGDIVPADLKIIEGQVLVDQSVLTGESQPVERKFLEALYSGSIIRRGEAKGIVIATGDKTYFGKTTQLVQEAKSKSHIQDIIMKIVRYLVAIDVVLVVALTVFAIINGINVSETLPFSLVVLIASVPVALPATFTIAMALGAEELSRKGILVTRLSASEDIASMDVLNLDKTGTLTENRLRVGDPIPCKGYTKEDVVSLSTLASDEASQDPIDLAVIECSKAMGIVPKFKRIHFEPFDPTKKRTEALISTPDGEMLVIKGAPQVIRELANVDKDWFDQQVKSLSAKGFRVIAVAMGKDKLNVVGILPLYDRPRQDSSTFIHEIKELGVKPKMVTGDNTSIAVEIAKEVGIGDKVCNMREIMMNDQEREKSIEECQVFAEVFPEDKYTIVRSLQSNGHIVGMTGDGVNDAPALKQAEVGIAVSNSTDVAKASASMVLTHEGLTDIVEAIKTGRKIYQRMLTYTMNKITKTLQIVIFLTISFFLTRFFVTTPFDVILLLFFNDFVTMSIATDNVRYSMSPERWDVGRIVKSSLVIASLVIVESFFILWLSLVMGFSHNEIHTVTFDMLVFSGQFTIYLIRERGRLWSSLPSKPLIVSSIADIIVVTLISFLGILVTPIPLWFALIVLTITLLFTLLFDEIKVKFLRLS